In one Streptomyces sp. NBC_01288 genomic region, the following are encoded:
- a CDS encoding transketolase produces MDTGELVELGQQLRVDSVRAADAAGSGHPTSSMSAADLMAVLLAHHLHYDFDRPDHPGNDRFVLSKGHASPLLYSAYKAAGAIDDAELLTFRMLDSRLEGHPTPQRLPWVETATGSLGQGLPVGVGIALSGKRLERTGYRVWVLCGDSELAEGSVWEAAEHAAYEHLDNLTLIVDVNRLGQRGPTRHGHDLDAYARRFRAFGWHTIEVDGHDVDAVDRAYSEAVSTSGQPTAILARTLKGKGVASVQDREGLHGKPLPDAEAAIAELGGRRDLRVQMREPVDARALHSVRADHLELPRYDRGDDVPTRDAFGQALAALGSARGDVVALDGEVGDSTRAEFFAKEHPDRYFECYIAEQQLVGAAVGLAARGWVPYASTFAAFFTRAYDFIRMAAVSGAGINLVGSHAGVSIGQDGPSQMGLEDLAMMRAVHGSTVLYPCDANQTARLVATMAGLDGVRYLRTSRGAGPVVYGPDEEFPVGGSKVLRFSSRDRLTVVAAGVTVHEALAAADALDREGIQVRVIDLYSVKPVDVETLRQAAEDTGCLLTVEDHHPEGGIGDAVLDAFLDGRPVPRLVRLAVRDMPGSASPAEQLHAAGIDAESIAAAGRLLVETAIVR; encoded by the coding sequence ATGGACACCGGTGAACTCGTCGAACTCGGACAGCAACTGCGCGTGGACAGTGTGCGGGCCGCCGACGCGGCGGGATCCGGACACCCGACGTCCTCCATGTCCGCCGCGGACCTGATGGCCGTCCTCCTCGCCCACCACCTCCACTACGACTTCGACCGCCCCGACCACCCCGGCAACGACCGCTTCGTCCTCTCCAAGGGACATGCCTCGCCCCTGCTCTACTCCGCTTACAAGGCCGCCGGCGCGATCGACGACGCCGAACTGCTCACGTTCCGCATGCTGGACAGCCGTCTCGAAGGGCATCCCACCCCGCAGCGGCTCCCGTGGGTCGAGACCGCCACCGGCTCGCTCGGGCAGGGGCTGCCGGTCGGCGTCGGCATCGCCCTGTCCGGCAAGCGGCTGGAGCGCACCGGGTACCGCGTGTGGGTGCTGTGCGGGGACAGCGAGCTGGCCGAGGGCTCGGTGTGGGAGGCCGCCGAGCACGCGGCCTACGAACACCTCGACAACCTCACCCTGATCGTCGACGTCAACCGGCTCGGGCAGCGCGGCCCGACCCGGCACGGCCATGATCTCGACGCGTACGCCCGCCGGTTCCGGGCCTTCGGCTGGCACACGATCGAGGTCGACGGGCATGACGTGGACGCCGTGGACCGCGCCTACAGCGAGGCCGTGTCCACCAGCGGTCAGCCCACCGCGATCCTCGCCCGCACCCTCAAGGGCAAGGGCGTCGCCTCCGTCCAGGACCGCGAGGGCCTGCACGGCAAACCGCTGCCCGACGCGGAGGCGGCGATCGCCGAACTCGGCGGCCGGCGCGACCTCCGCGTCCAGATGCGGGAACCCGTCGACGCCCGCGCGCTGCACTCCGTACGCGCCGACCACCTGGAACTCCCGCGCTACGACCGGGGCGACGACGTCCCCACCCGCGACGCCTTCGGCCAGGCCCTCGCCGCCCTCGGTTCCGCGCGCGGGGATGTCGTAGCGCTCGACGGCGAGGTCGGGGACTCCACGCGCGCGGAGTTCTTCGCCAAGGAACACCCCGACCGGTACTTCGAGTGCTACATCGCCGAGCAGCAACTGGTCGGTGCCGCCGTCGGGTTGGCGGCGCGCGGCTGGGTGCCGTACGCCTCCACGTTCGCGGCGTTCTTCACGCGCGCGTACGACTTCATCCGGATGGCCGCGGTCAGCGGTGCGGGGATCAACCTGGTCGGCTCGCACGCGGGTGTGTCGATCGGGCAGGACGGGCCCTCGCAGATGGGGCTGGAGGACCTGGCGATGATGCGCGCGGTGCACGGTTCGACCGTGCTGTACCCGTGCGACGCCAACCAGACCGCCCGGCTCGTCGCCACGATGGCCGGCCTGGACGGCGTGCGCTATCTGCGGACCTCGCGGGGCGCCGGGCCGGTCGTCTATGGCCCCGACGAGGAGTTCCCGGTCGGCGGCAGCAAGGTGCTGCGCTTCTCCAGCCGGGACCGGCTGACGGTCGTGGCCGCCGGGGTGACCGTGCACGAGGCACTGGCCGCCGCCGACGCGCTGGACCGCGAGGGCATCCAGGTGCGGGTGATCGACCTGTACTCGGTCAAGCCCGTCGATGTCGAGACCCTGCGCCAGGCCGCCGAGGACACCGGCTGTCTGCTCACCGTCGAGGACCACCACCCCGAGGGCGGTATCGGGGACGCGGTCCTGGACGCCTTCCTCGACGG